A genomic segment from Aegilops tauschii subsp. strangulata cultivar AL8/78 chromosome 1, Aet v6.0, whole genome shotgun sequence encodes:
- the LOC141039129 gene encoding serine/threonine-protein phosphatase 7 long form homolog, whose translation MASAVEMGRLLPFARLVESIPGEKRLAIDGSLLSYLVDCWRPETHTFHFRWGEMAPILEDVSLLLGLPLAGHAIGLLDAPAGWERALTQRFHGVFPDALDPIQNVRAPLTAEQITRSLEAYLMWLFGKVMFTENHVTTISALYIPMALEIASAQTADQIRQRSWGSAVLAATYRGRPDVRVREPIDAMFDVDGIDMPTFGLCWTRRERRFASDQIRKAYTALNEQFDAYTEVIWQPYTEAAIQARYPGGMSVLCTRDRDYWMTKSKIIFDVFVEEMAQQRVMRQFGLLQLELPPPIENPVPAHIHRY comes from the exons ATGGCTTCAGCG GTTGAAATGGGCCGCCTTTTACCTTTCGCGCGTCTGGTTGAGTCTATCCCGGGTGAGAAACGCCTCGCCATCGACGGGTCCTTGCTGAGCTACTTAGTGGACTGTTGGAGGCCAGAGACCCACACGTTTCACTTCCGATGGGGAGAGATGGCTCCTATTCTGGAGGATGTGTCACTTTTGCTCGGACTACCGTTGGCAGGTCATGCCATAGGACTGTTGGACGCACCGGCTGGTTGGGAGCGAGCTCTTACACAACGTTTTCATGGTGTTTTTCCTGATGCTCTGGATCCG ATCCAGAACGTTCGGGCGCCGTTGACTGCGGAACAGATCACTCGGAGCCTGGAGGCCTACTTAATGTGGCTTTTCGGCAAGGTGATGTTCACGGAGAACCATGTCACCACTATTAGCGCGCTCTACATCCCTATGGCACTCGAGATAGCGAGCGCTCAGACGGCGGATCAGATCAGACagaggagttggggttcggcggtCTTAGCGGCTACATACCGAG GGCGACCAGATGTCCGTGTTCGTGAGCCTATAGACGCCATGTTTGATGTTGacggcatcgacatgcctacTTTTGGTCTGTGTTGGACACGTCGCGAG AGACGCTTTGCTAGTGATCAGATCAGGAAGGCATACACAGCATTGAACGAGCAGTTTGATGCGTACACCGAGGTCATCTGGCAGCCCTACACGGAAGCAGCCATACAAGCGAGATACCCTGGTGGTATGTCTGTGCTATGCACAAGGGACCGAGATTACTGGATGACAAAATCAAAGATCATCTTCGATGTCTTCGTCGAGGAGATGGCACAACAGAGGGTTATGAGGCAATTTGGTCTTCTGCAGTTGGAGCTGCCTCCCCCTATAGAGAACCCGGTGCCAGCACATATCCACAGGTATTAA